In one window of Candidatus Avedoeria danica DNA:
- a CDS encoding dienelactone hydrolase family protein, translated as MSDRQALKNYLVEEFYDDYREGAISRRTFVRRVAFITGSMAAAIPVLAAVGCTPDELPAATDPIPDAEPTTMAAVATATGAATVQPTSKPPTDPQSPLSVAADDPAVSAAAVAFDSGGTMIQGYLARPSDSAGAGGPYPGVLVCHENRGLTAHIEDVTRRFAKAGYVALAIDLLSREGGTAGADRDKVPALLTDAGPERHVGDFLAGAAFLKSQPDVDIGKLVMTGYCFGGGITWRVATKMADLKAAVPFYGPAPDLAEVPNIKAAVLGVYAELDERIGAGIPDLEAALKAAGTTHEIKIYPGVNHAFHNDTGDRYDETQATQAWNDTLAWFAAHM; from the coding sequence GTGAGCGACCGCCAAGCCCTCAAGAACTACCTCGTCGAAGAGTTCTACGACGATTACCGCGAAGGCGCGATCAGCCGCCGTACGTTCGTCCGGCGCGTCGCGTTCATCACCGGCAGCATGGCCGCGGCGATTCCGGTGCTGGCCGCCGTCGGCTGCACGCCCGACGAGCTGCCGGCCGCCACCGACCCGATACCCGACGCCGAGCCGACCACCATGGCCGCCGTCGCCACCGCCACCGGCGCCGCCACCGTTCAGCCGACCTCCAAGCCGCCGACCGACCCGCAGAGCCCGCTGTCCGTGGCCGCCGACGACCCGGCGGTCTCGGCCGCGGCGGTGGCGTTCGACAGCGGCGGGACGATGATCCAGGGCTACCTTGCCCGTCCCTCCGACTCGGCCGGTGCCGGCGGCCCGTACCCGGGTGTCCTGGTCTGCCATGAGAACCGCGGCCTGACCGCGCACATCGAGGACGTCACGCGCCGCTTCGCCAAGGCGGGCTACGTGGCGTTGGCGATCGACCTCCTGTCCCGCGAGGGCGGCACCGCGGGCGCGGACCGCGACAAGGTGCCGGCGCTGCTCACGGACGCCGGGCCGGAGCGCCACGTCGGCGACTTCCTGGCGGGCGCGGCCTTCCTCAAGTCCCAGCCGGACGTGGACATCGGCAAGCTCGTGATGACCGGCTACTGCTTCGGCGGCGGGATCACGTGGCGCGTGGCCACCAAGATGGCCGACCTGAAGGCAGCCGTCCCGTTCTACGGCCCCGCCCCCGACCTGGCCGAAGTGCCGAACATCAAGGCCGCCGTCCTGGGCGTGTACGCCGAGTTGGACGAGCGGATCGGCGCCGGCATCCCGGACCTCGAAGCGGCGCTGAAGGCCGCCGGAACAACGCACGAGATCAAGATCTACCCCGGCGTGAACCACGCCTTCCACAACGACACGGGCGATCGCTACGACGAGACGCAGGCGACGCAGGCGTGGAACGACACGCTGGCGTGGTTTGCGGCGCACATGTAG
- a CDS encoding glycosyltransferase family 39 protein produces the protein MRTSPDSRTSSRARWRTHWPARLAVAAALLAAAALRAPTHAFPPGLYRDEAFYGLDGLAALVDGPRLWYAANNGREPLFIWLVGLSEWAMGPVAPTARLPLIAAVRLPALAAGVVLVAAMYALASRLAGRRAGVIAAALTAALPWATLLGRTGLRAGLLPAVLALSGAATLRGIDRRDGRWVAFGGALAGLSLYTYTAARALPVAVGVAVALAFTAPARATAARWLGAAAFVALPLTVAMARTPGALVGRLAQVAVAGEGGSGAGSAGVSATTDALIASFGRTAGLVFVAGDRIARHNIPFRPVFGPLAAALWLLGIAVTLTWLRPSSPPRRRRAAALLLAATFAFALPTALAADAPHFLRAVGLLPALVGAAAVGGAVLVGWAGGRWGGVGRGGAWGLVALAVALEGRDVMRYDGALEAGRAADPLAERTVAVVPDANGGANSFDRSLHAHWPRAYHAFDGGATTLAREVNASLEAGRRVWLDRRLRDGWASVPFLIPIDRVTLTDPYDPVLFGDDGDGDGGDNGDDGAAYIVPYGLRLDEVWAKLPADGAELAFLPPIMERGDLAARASPLAVRVLGPRLPPELRPGDGATAQFVDGLVLDGAAVDAGPLASGSNAARDAWPLWAEAPGAVRVTTRWHIDGPPTIGEATLFVHLLDAAGNSVDSSVDAPLGHGVYPAGRWRTGDVVVDQRVLRLPPGASGLRIVVGLYADDPGSPLRRVDGVGDGMGDGATVEIGRVP, from the coding sequence ATGCGGACCTCCCCCGATTCGCGTACCTCTTCACGCGCCCGTTGGCGAACCCATTGGCCCGCCCGCCTTGCCGTCGCCGCCGCGCTTCTCGCCGCCGCCGCGCTCCGCGCCCCGACGCACGCTTTCCCGCCCGGCCTCTACCGCGACGAGGCGTTCTACGGCCTCGACGGCCTCGCCGCGCTCGTCGACGGTCCGCGGCTGTGGTACGCGGCGAACAACGGGCGCGAGCCGCTGTTCATCTGGCTCGTGGGCCTGAGCGAGTGGGCGATGGGGCCTGTTGCGCCGACGGCGCGCCTGCCGCTCATCGCGGCCGTCCGCCTGCCCGCGCTGGCCGCCGGCGTCGTGCTCGTCGCGGCGATGTACGCACTCGCGTCGCGCCTTGCCGGCCGTCGGGCGGGCGTGATCGCTGCGGCGCTGACGGCCGCCCTGCCGTGGGCGACGCTCCTCGGCCGGACGGGCCTGCGCGCCGGGCTGCTGCCGGCCGTGCTGGCGCTGTCGGGCGCGGCGACGCTGCGCGGCATCGACCGGCGGGATGGGCGCTGGGTGGCGTTCGGCGGGGCGCTGGCGGGGCTGTCGCTCTACACGTACACCGCGGCGCGGGCGTTGCCCGTGGCGGTCGGGGTCGCCGTCGCCCTCGCGTTCACTGCGCCGGCTCGGGCGACGGCCGCCCGCTGGCTCGGCGCCGCCGCGTTCGTCGCGCTGCCGCTCACCGTGGCGATGGCGCGCACGCCCGGCGCGCTCGTCGGGCGGCTGGCGCAGGTGGCGGTGGCGGGCGAAGGCGGGTCCGGAGCCGGTTCGGCCGGCGTCTCGGCGACGACGGACGCGCTGATCGCGAGCTTCGGCCGCACGGCCGGGCTGGTGTTCGTGGCCGGTGATCGTATCGCACGACATAACATCCCGTTCCGGCCGGTGTTCGGGCCGCTGGCGGCGGCGCTGTGGCTCTTGGGCATCGCCGTCACGCTCACCTGGCTGCGTCCATCGTCGCCTCCGCGCCGACGTCGCGCAGCCGCCCTCCTCCTCGCCGCCACGTTCGCCTTCGCCCTGCCGACCGCCCTCGCGGCCGACGCGCCGCACTTCCTGCGCGCCGTGGGTCTGCTGCCTGCGCTCGTCGGGGCGGCGGCCGTTGGCGGCGCGGTGCTCGTCGGCTGGGCGGGCGGGCGGTGGGGGGGCGTTGGGCGGGGCGGGGCGTGGGGGCTCGTGGCGCTGGCGGTGGCGCTCGAGGGGCGGGACGTGATGCGCTATGACGGGGCGTTGGAGGCGGGGCGGGCGGCGGATCCGCTGGCGGAACGGACGGTGGCGGTCGTGCCGGATGCGAACGGTGGCGCGAACAGCTTCGACCGCTCGCTGCACGCACACTGGCCGCGCGCCTATCACGCCTTCGACGGCGGGGCGACGACGCTGGCGCGCGAGGTGAACGCGTCGCTCGAGGCAGGTCGCCGAGTGTGGCTGGACCGGCGCCTGCGCGACGGCTGGGCCAGCGTGCCGTTCCTGATCCCGATCGACCGCGTGACGCTGACCGACCCGTATGATCCGGTGCTGTTCGGTGACGACGGCGACGGCGACGGCGGTGACAACGGCGACGACGGCGCGGCGTACATCGTCCCGTACGGCCTGCGGCTGGACGAGGTCTGGGCCAAGCTGCCGGCCGATGGCGCCGAGCTGGCGTTCCTGCCGCCGATCATGGAGCGGGGCGATCTGGCCGCGCGGGCGAGCCCGCTGGCTGTGCGTGTGCTCGGTCCGCGCCTCCCGCCCGAACTGCGTCCCGGCGACGGGGCGACCGCGCAGTTCGTCGATGGGCTCGTCCTGGACGGCGCGGCAGTCGACGCCGGCCCGCTGGCCTCCGGATCGAACGCCGCGCGCGACGCCTGGCCGCTGTGGGCCGAGGCGCCGGGCGCCGTCCGCGTGACGACGCGCTGGCACATCGACGGTCCGCCGACGATCGGCGAGGCCACGCTCTTCGTCCACTTGTTGGATGCGGCGGGCAACAGCGTGGACTCAAGCGTCGATGCGCCGCTGGGCCACGGTGTCTACCCGGCGGGCCGTTGGCGCACCGGTGACGTCGTCGTCGACCAGCGCGTGCTCCGGTTGCCGCCGGGCGCAAGCGGATTGCGGATTGTCGTGGGGCTATACGCGGACGACCCGGGTTCGCCGCTGCGGCGGGTCGATGGGGTGGGGGATGGGATGGGGGATGGGGCGACGGTTGAGATCGGGCGGGTGCCGTAG
- a CDS encoding NAD(P)H-hydrate dehydratase has translation MTPIATAAQMRAIEAEADRRGHAYAAMMDLAGRAVAREVMGWAGDTGTHRPTVVVLCGPGNNGGDGLVAAAALADAGMAVRVVTWRRAPDGRVAEARAHNVPVLALDARPDDAHADAADIAPSDLAGTAVDGTLSGTLSGWLADADVVVDALLGTGARGPLTGAVADLLARVAAAQPRFVVAVDLPTGLDADSGALDAHALAADLTVTFGCAKPGHVAFPGAAAVGRLVVDGIDIADDIVRACAAPPLGIVTDADVAGWLPPRPPDAHKGTFGRALVVAGSRAYPGAAALAAGGAYRAGCGLVTVAATAEVRAAVAAHLPEATFLPLPEVHGGISAAAAEAVRTAWLAYDAVLIGPGLSRDRGVAEFVRALLDGLSDLVEDARPGRVVVDADGLNLLADHPAGPRALPIGAVLTPHPGEMARLTGLTVAAVNADRVAVARRWAAAWRHVVVLKGAHTVVAAPDGRCAVVPIATSALAKAGTGDVLAGLIAGLLAAGAPPFEAAAAAVHTHALAGLRLAASPSGARAAVAGDLLAHIGPVWRGLGDASHAAPARRTTVSAGSAPPPSE, from the coding sequence GTGACCCCCATTGCCACCGCCGCCCAGATGCGCGCCATCGAGGCCGAGGCCGACCGGCGCGGGCATGCGTATGCGGCGATGATGGATCTGGCGGGGCGGGCGGTGGCACGCGAGGTCATGGGCTGGGCGGGCGACACCGGCACCCATCGCCCGACCGTCGTCGTCCTTTGCGGCCCCGGCAACAACGGCGGCGACGGGCTCGTCGCGGCCGCCGCCCTCGCCGATGCCGGCATGGCGGTGCGCGTCGTGACATGGCGGCGCGCGCCGGACGGGCGGGTAGCCGAGGCCCGGGCGCACAACGTGCCGGTCCTGGCGTTGGATGCGCGGCCCGACGACGCCCACGCCGACGCCGCTGACATCGCGCCATCCGATCTCGCCGGGACGGCGGTCGACGGCACCCTCTCCGGCACCCTCTCCGGCTGGCTGGCCGACGCCGACGTCGTCGTCGACGCCCTCCTCGGCACCGGCGCGCGGGGACCGCTCACCGGCGCCGTCGCCGATCTCCTCGCCCGCGTCGCCGCCGCCCAGCCGCGCTTCGTCGTCGCCGTCGACCTCCCGACGGGGCTCGACGCGGACAGCGGCGCGCTCGACGCCCACGCCCTCGCCGCCGACCTGACCGTGACGTTCGGCTGCGCCAAGCCCGGCCACGTGGCGTTCCCGGGCGCGGCGGCGGTCGGCCGACTGGTCGTGGACGGCATCGACATCGCGGACGACATCGTCCGTGCGTGCGCCGCGCCCCCGCTCGGCATCGTCACGGACGCGGACGTCGCCGGCTGGCTGCCGCCGCGCCCGCCGGACGCGCACAAGGGCACGTTCGGCCGGGCGCTCGTCGTCGCCGGGTCGCGTGCCTACCCGGGGGCCGCGGCGCTGGCAGCCGGCGGGGCATATCGCGCCGGCTGCGGGCTCGTGACCGTCGCCGCCACGGCCGAGGTGCGCGCCGCCGTCGCCGCCCACCTGCCCGAGGCCACCTTCCTCCCGCTGCCCGAGGTCCACGGCGGGATCTCGGCCGCGGCCGCCGAAGCGGTGCGCACCGCCTGGCTGGCTTACGACGCCGTGTTGATCGGTCCGGGCCTCAGCCGGGACAGGGGCGTGGCCGAGTTCGTCCGAGCGCTGCTGGACGGCCTGAGCGACCTGGTCGAGGATGCCCGGCCCGGCCGCGTCGTCGTCGACGCCGACGGCCTGAACCTCCTCGCCGACCACCCCGCCGGCCCGCGCGCGCTGCCGATCGGCGCCGTGCTCACGCCCCACCCGGGCGAGATGGCCCGCCTCACCGGCCTGACCGTTGCCGCCGTGAACGCCGACCGCGTGGCCGTGGCGCGCCGCTGGGCCGCCGCGTGGCGCCACGTCGTCGTCCTCAAGGGCGCCCACACCGTCGTCGCCGCGCCCGATGGCCGATGCGCCGTCGTCCCGATCGCCACTTCCGCCCTGGCCAAGGCCGGCACGGGCGACGTCCTCGCCGGCCTGATCGCCGGACTCCTGGCCGCCGGCGCGCCGCCGTTCGAGGCCGCCGCAGCCGCCGTTCACACCCACGCCTTGGCTGGCCTGCGCCTCGCCGCATCGCCGTCCGGCGCCCGCGCCGCCGTCGCCGGCGACCTCCTGGCCCACATCGGCCCTGTCTGGCGCGGGCTCGGCGACGCATCGCATGCCGCCCCTGCCCGTAGAACGACCGTCAGCGCCGGCTCGGCGCCACCCCCATCGGAGTGA
- a CDS encoding CHAD domain-containing protein, producing the protein MPKAPPRTTPAPPPNPTLVALARAFPVPTARYAVPTSGGSADADGTVARIALAVAALDPPLVVAQRGRESWRWRYVDTFDGLLHRAGGTLAVVAPAGTARAKADGAPGKGVAGPDDAAGRDALDDATAGPWLMWQAHDGRILDAVAWPDGSPPAFARDVPAGAFRDALAVIAEPRRLLALVDVKAVYRTYGIVDGEGKTVVRLRLGAGTATTEASPAGGSARSSGELAPWIEVLAVRGYDEALAAVSDAIAQLSKPGGKSAKLDASAVPSLVVPALATVGLKPGGVSGKFDVPLSADARADAASATIFRALLQAIRTSEPGTRADVDPEFLHDFRVAVRRTRAGLTLLQDALPAAVVEHFKAEFGWMGAVTGPTRDLDVYLENMPAYRAALPPEVGRDLGPLEAYLRTRQASAHAELVGELDSPRYAALLADWSAALDDIAANGADAPAAAEPIAVLGARRTWRRFKRVLDDGRAIGPDTAVGALHQLRIEAKKLRYALEFFRRLVPPAEADALIGSLKGLQDNLGTLNDMGVQQGAMRAFAADLGRRPSNSAALLAMGWLTHDLHAREQACRLEFAARFAAFDTKDNRQRYERLFRPRR; encoded by the coding sequence GTGCCCAAAGCCCCCCCCCGGACGACGCCCGCGCCGCCGCCGAACCCCACCCTCGTCGCCCTCGCCCGCGCCTTCCCCGTGCCCACCGCCCGCTACGCCGTGCCGACTTCGGGCGGCAGCGCGGATGCGGATGGGACCGTCGCCCGCATCGCCCTGGCGGTTGCCGCCCTCGACCCGCCGCTCGTCGTCGCCCAGCGCGGCCGCGAGAGCTGGCGCTGGCGCTACGTCGACACGTTCGACGGCCTCCTGCACCGGGCCGGCGGGACGCTGGCCGTCGTCGCCCCGGCGGGGACGGCGCGGGCGAAGGCGGACGGCGCGCCGGGCAAGGGCGTCGCGGGACCGGACGACGCGGCTGGGCGCGATGCGCTCGACGATGCGACCGCCGGGCCGTGGCTGATGTGGCAAGCGCACGACGGCCGAATCCTCGACGCGGTTGCCTGGCCCGACGGATCGCCACCCGCGTTCGCCCGCGACGTCCCCGCCGGCGCCTTCCGCGACGCGCTCGCCGTCATTGCGGAGCCGCGCCGACTGCTCGCGCTGGTCGACGTCAAGGCGGTGTACCGCACGTACGGCATCGTCGACGGCGAGGGCAAGACCGTCGTGCGGTTGCGGCTGGGCGCAGGCACCGCCACGACCGAGGCTTCACCGGCCGGCGGATCCGCCCGGTCGAGCGGCGAGCTGGCGCCGTGGATCGAAGTGCTGGCCGTTCGGGGCTACGACGAGGCGCTGGCCGCGGTGAGCGATGCCATCGCCCAGCTCTCGAAGCCCGGCGGGAAGAGCGCCAAACTGGATGCGTCGGCCGTTCCGAGCCTCGTGGTGCCGGCGCTTGCGACGGTGGGGCTGAAGCCGGGCGGCGTCAGCGGCAAGTTCGACGTGCCGCTGAGCGCCGACGCGCGGGCGGATGCCGCCTCGGCGACGATCTTCCGGGCGCTCCTGCAGGCGATCCGCACGAGCGAGCCCGGCACGCGCGCCGACGTCGACCCCGAGTTCCTCCATGACTTCCGCGTCGCGGTCCGACGCACGCGCGCCGGGCTGACGCTCTTGCAGGATGCGCTGCCGGCTGCGGTCGTGGAGCACTTCAAGGCCGAGTTCGGCTGGATGGGCGCGGTCACCGGGCCGACGCGCGACCTGGACGTCTACCTCGAGAACATGCCGGCCTACCGCGCCGCGCTGCCGCCCGAGGTCGGCCGCGATCTCGGGCCGCTGGAGGCCTACCTGCGCACCCGCCAGGCGAGCGCGCACGCCGAGCTCGTCGGGGAACTCGACAGCCCGCGCTACGCCGCGCTGCTCGCGGACTGGTCGGCCGCGCTGGACGACATCGCTGCGAACGGCGCCGACGCGCCTGCCGCCGCCGAGCCGATCGCCGTTCTCGGGGCGCGGCGGACGTGGCGGCGGTTCAAGCGCGTGCTCGACGACGGGCGGGCGATCGGGCCGGACACGGCAGTCGGCGCGCTGCACCAGCTGCGGATCGAGGCCAAGAAGCTGCGCTACGCGCTCGAGTTCTTCCGCCGCCTCGTCCCGCCGGCCGAAGCGGATGCCCTGATCGGCAGCCTGAAGGGCCTCCAGGACAACCTCGGGACGCTGAACGACATGGGCGTGCAGCAGGGCGCGATGCGCGCGTTCGCCGCCGACCTCGGCCGGCGGCCGTCCAACAGCGCCGCGCTGCTGGCGATGGGCTGGCTGACGCACGACCTCCACGCGCGCGAGCAAGCGTGCCGGCTCGAGTTCGCCGCCCGGTTCGCCGCGTTCGACACGAAGGACAACCGGCAGCGCTACGAGCGCCTGTTCAGGCCACGCCGATGA
- a CDS encoding ParA family protein, translating to MRIIASYAIKGGVGKTATAVNLAWEAWRGGASVLVWDMDPQGAASFYFRVAPDARGGAKQLVKGDTDVASLVRGSDYDGLDVLPADFTYRHLDLYLDAAKRPTRRLVRLLAPLAERYDYAVLDCAPGITLTSESVFALADALIVPTVPTTLSLRTLDQLAAHLRKHDAGGAVTRPFLSMVDRRKALHRALADAILDGGLPTPFPFLRTVIPYLSAVERMGTQRAPVGVFAPGDAAATAYRALWGEVREVVGGR from the coding sequence ATGAGGATCATCGCCAGCTACGCGATCAAGGGCGGCGTCGGCAAGACGGCCACTGCGGTCAACCTGGCGTGGGAGGCGTGGCGGGGCGGCGCATCCGTCCTGGTCTGGGACATGGACCCGCAGGGCGCGGCATCGTTCTACTTCCGGGTGGCGCCGGACGCGCGCGGCGGCGCCAAGCAGCTCGTGAAGGGCGACACGGACGTCGCGTCGCTCGTTCGCGGATCCGACTACGACGGCCTCGACGTCCTGCCCGCCGACTTCACGTACCGCCACCTCGACCTCTACCTGGACGCCGCCAAACGACCGACCCGCCGCCTCGTCCGCCTCCTGGCCCCCCTCGCCGAGCGCTACGACTACGCCGTGCTGGACTGCGCACCCGGCATCACCCTGACGAGCGAGAGCGTCTTCGCCCTGGCCGACGCCCTGATCGTCCCGACCGTCCCGACGACGCTGAGCCTGCGGACGCTCGACCAGCTGGCCGCGCACCTCCGCAAGCACGACGCCGGTGGCGCCGTGACGCGGCCGTTCCTGAGCATGGTCGACCGGCGCAAGGCCCTTCACCGCGCGCTGGCCGACGCGATCCTCGACGGCGGCCTGCCGACGCCGTTCCCGTTCCTGCGCACCGTCATCCCGTACCTCAGCGCGGTCGAGCGCATGGGCACGCAGCGCGCGCCGGTGGGTGTGTTCGCGCCGGGCGACGCGGCGGCGACGGCGTACCGGGCGTTGTGGGGCGAGGTGCGCGAGGTCGTCGGGGGGCGATAG